The DNA sequence TAGCCTGAGCTAACGAgctagctaagctaagctagctagctaaagaATCCGTAGATTTGTAATATGACCTAACCACTTCATATTTTACATTAAGCTCACCTGTCTTGAAAACTGTTACCGGAAACGCTAGTAAGACTAGCAGTAGAAATTTTGGAAGGAACTTCAGCATTTTAATAGCTGAAATATCGCAAACTAGCCAACGGTAGCAACGCGAACAGCGTCCTTAACCTGCAACTGACCAAAAAGAAACGTATCCGAACACTGCGCATGCGCCGGGTGAGAATATGGCACGCTGAAGCGTGACGTCACACGTTTTAAGAAACGTGATCGTCCCACAATACGTCCCATGTTTCAAGTCCGATAATGAGATTTTATGAActatacagtcatggccaaaagttttgagaatgatacaaatattaatttttacaaagtttACTGCTTcatttttataatggcaatttgcatatactccagaatgttataaagagtgatcagtttaacagcaattaattgcaaagtcaatatttgcctagaaaattaACTTTATccaccaaaacacatttcaacttcattgcagccctgccttaaaaggaccagctaacatcgtttcagtgattgctccattaacacaggtgtgggtgttgatgaggacagggctggagatcaatctgtcatgattaagtaagaacgacaccactggacactttaaaaggaggctggtgcttggcatcattgtttcacttctgttaaccatggttatcgctaaagaaacatgtgcagtcatcattgcactgcacaaaaatgacctaacagggaagagtatcaTAGCTAAAAaaattgcacctcagtcaacaatctatcgcatcgtcaagaacttcaaggagggaggttccattgttgccaaaaaagtttcagggcgcccaagaaagaccagcaagtgCTAGGGCCGTTTCAGCTGTGGGATCGgactaccagcagtgcagagcttgctcaggaatggcagtaggcaggtgtgagtgcatctgcacacactgtgaggcggagactcttggagtgaggcctggtctcaaggagggcagcgaagaagccacttctctccataAAAATACATCAGGggcatctggaaaacagcttgttcggagaagacgaggtgagcgctaccacaaGTCTTGCCTCATGctaactgtaaagcatcctgaaaccattcatgtgtggggttgcttctcagccaagaaAATCGGCTCTCTCCCAGTCTTGTCTAAAAacccagccatgaataaagaatggtaccagaatgtcctcagAGAGCAACTTCTTCCAACCAtgcaagagcagtttggtgatcaacaatgccttttccagcatgatggagcaccttgccataaagcaaaggtgataaaCTAAATGGCCCAGGGAACAAAACCATAgcgattttgggtccatggcctggaaactccccggatcttaatcccattgagaacttgtggacaaacaaaaacctacaaaaaaaaaattctgacaaaatgcaagcattaattgtgcaagaatggactgctatcagtcaggatttggtccagaagttgattgagagcatgccacggagaattgcagaggtcccgaagaagggtcaacactgcaaatattgattTGCTgcaactcattctaactgtcaataaaagcttttgttactcatatgattgcaattatatttctgtatgtgataacatctgacacacacaaaaaccagagtgcagcagatcatgtgaaaatatgtttgtcattctcaaaacttttggccatgactgtacatcACACTAAATGTTTATAGTGTACATATAAATACAATCAAGGAACTGGACTCAGACATTCCACACTCCCCATCCCAAGGTTTTGCTAATGGCCACCTCTTTATTTTAACATTATACGTTGAAAACATCAGGTAAAAACGAATTAAAATAGGACTAATcaacaagccaaaggcaacgGTGGTAAAGCTCCCCTAGGAGTAAGGAAGGAACCGGGGGTCTGTTAAGGGCTTATCTGCAATGAACATCCGCCCTAAAACATTTGCGAAGGGTACATGAAGTATAtaggtgttgttgttgttgtttaaaaCTCAATTATGGGTGATTGAGAACCTCTTGCGCAGCCACTGGTCCAGTCCGGTAGGTGTCAGACACATATGTCTGCCTCCACGTTTTCTTTACTGAAGCGTTTGTCCGTTAACCGGAAGAACTCCTTGAGCAATGGAGGCGGTGACCAAAAAAGCATCTTTGCTGTATGACCTGCTCATACAAATTCCTTCTTAAGACATTATTTACTGTATAATAAAGATGGCGGTGGTCGACTCACGGTTTCATGTTCAGCTAACCGCTATCCTTGACACGCTGTTGAAAACAGCTGTTACAGACATATGTGCGCTCACCGACGAGTGGAGCGCGACTTTACAAATGGAAATAACACTGAGCAAATCCGAGAACGAAGATTTAAAGCGCAGACTACAGATTATGGAGGAGAATCTCGCGCACAGGATGGGTTTGGAGAAAATGGGGTATCCGAACACAAATCCCAGGCTCTCGGGTACTGGAAGTGCAGATTGTTTAAAAAAACTATATGGTCAGTGACTGGGGATCTTGGATTGGATTGTGTAGCTAGTACAAGAACCATCTTACCCAGAATATGtacataaataatatatatatgcatCTAGACACCTAGCTGTCTTCATAAACACTATATATTTATGAAGACAGTATTTATGAAGACAGCTaggtgtctatatatatatatatatatatatatatatatatatatatatatatatatatatacacacatacacacacaagtttATAATATGAATCTTTTTTCAGAGTGTGGGCAAAAGACAGTGGAGAGTGAAAGAAAACCTAAAGGAGGTCAGTGGGTAGGTATTTGTCATGAATGTTATTTGCTGAATGTCATCATCTGAAAACCTAAAATAACCAAGATGTTTTTATTAAAGCGTTTTTGTTTTGCTAGTTACATAAAATGTGTATTCTGTGCATATGATGATGTGATTCTCCTTATTAGATCAACATCAACATTAGATCATGTTTGGATTCTTTGTAACCTTCCTCTTGTGTTAGCTTCCTGTCTGTTACTCTCTCATATGTTAACAGGTCAGTTTTGACCCATGACTCAAATCAGCCATTAGacacaataaaaacaaattatttaccatccattttgtttcttaccTCTTGGTTGTGTTGTTAGGCTTCCTTAACCATGAAAGTATTGGTTTTAATGTGTGTTGTGCCCCCGTAGGACTTTCTATTGACAGCATACACAACAGTATACACAACTTTAAACTGATTTGGCTTTACTGTAAATGTCTGCCTTTCCTTGTTTTGTGAAAAAGGCAAAGATTGAAGCCCCTAACTGAAGATCAAAATGGTTGGAGGAAGAGCTCGCTGTTGGTATATAGTGTGTTTATCATTTCAGTTTTGgcaattattattgttttctAATTATACCTGGGTCGAAACTGACCCTCACAACAGAAATCTCAATTTTAACAAGAGCATTTTATAATTTAGTaagttttttattttgtttaactAGAAGTTCCTGACAAAGTCAAAAAGTCTTGATGCAATAAACAAATTTATGTAGGCCTAGTGCTTTTGTGCTTTTGTGCATTTAAAACCTACAAATGAGTCGGTCATGACCCTAACACTAGAGGAAGGTTAAACATTGTGAAACATTTGTATCTGTTATGACACCATAAACACACGGTGTTGTAGAATTAGTAGTTTTCCAAAGATTACAATATGATCAACTGAAATGTTTGACCATGAATTAATTATGAAGATTTGTTCTTCATGGGTATGAATATATGCTTACATGCTACAAAGATGTAAATTGCATTTTCTGTTAATGGAGTGTTAACAAAGAGCTTTTACAATGCCTATCTTCATGCATTTTGTGCATGTCCTTGTTtttttctacaattttttttatttggtcTTGCAGCACTGGAGTCCTGTGTTGGCAGGAATaaaagaggaagagatggagataTCCATTATGGGCAGAACAAAGGGTAAATTGGATGGTAAGATCAGACTTAGGAATGTTGGCTACTTTTCACTAGCATTGTGAGCAAAGGCCAAGAGCTCATTTAGAGTAATTACTTATCTCTTTATTCATCATTGATTTGGTCCTTTATTTGTTGAATGATTGGCTTACATAACATATATAAATTTATGCTTTCATATATGTTTATGCAATTCAAAAAATGTGTTCAAAAGCTATTGAACCCTAGATTTTGAAATTATATTGCATAGATTTCAAGCAATACTCATGCAGACTCAAGCAATTCCAACAAACTAGCACAGAAGTCACATTACATTGTTTGCAGTGGTTGGTAATTGAAAACGTACATGACAAGTGATTTTTGTATGTGCTTCTTTTTTGCCAGCAGCATCCAAAGATGTATTTCATACTATTCATCATACAGATTCGAACCGCCAAATTTCAGACCTCAAGACTGAACCTGAGAGCATTGCAGAACATGGGTCCCAAAACACAGAAGCTGAGTGCAACAAAGGCTTCACCCTAGACTGTGAATATGAGACTCAGGACTGTCTGGCTCTTGATGGGGATCTCGAGATAGAGCATCAGAGCCTTCAACATATCCAACTCTCTCCAACAAAAACAGAGGGGGAcatagaggaggaggaggaggaggaggagaaggaggaagaaGCAGAGGGGGACAATGATGGAAGAACTGAGGAGCATGAACAGtgtgattttttaaatgtagtgcCACCTGGTCTACTTGACCACACAGCTTTGTTTAATAACCCAGAATCTACCAGCTCAGATTGCAGTGTACTTGTAACACTGGAAGAAAATGCTGACATGTCCACAACGGCCACAAAAGTTAAACCTTCAAATGCGTCTGAGACAACCTTGGGTCATTCCAGTGGGAAGAAAAAGAAAGGACCTAGATTTATTTGCAACATCTGTGGAAAAAGTCTTTCGTCAAAATATTCGCTTACTGTTCATTACACACTGCATACTGGAGAGAGGCCATATGCATGCACTCAGTGTGGAAAGAGATTTGTTAACAAAACTAACCTGCAGATCCATCAGAATATCCACACAGGTGCAAAACCATATGTCTGCACTCTGTGTCCAAAGTCATTTAGTGATCCAAGCCCTTTCGGAAGGCATAAAAGGATGCACAGCAAAGAATTACAGCAAAGTAGCCACAGTCcaaaatgtacatttatttgtaatatCTGTGGGAAAAGCCTTTCAACAAAACAAGGATTAACATACCACCTCACAATGCATAATGGTGGAAGGCCCTTTACATGTACTTGGTGTGGAAAAAGTTTTGTTCAAAAACATAACTTAAAAATTCACCAGAACATCCACACTGGTGCAAAACCCTATGCATGCACAATGTGCTCAAAGTCGTTTGCTGACCCCAGCAGTCTTAAAAAACATAAACGACTGCACATGTAATAGGTATTTAAAAAATAGTAGAAATTACCTGAAGGAGTGGACTGAAACATTTGGAATCTCAGATTAGATGTATCGGACACAACTTTTAAAACAAATCACCTGTGGAAAGGCATCATTTGGTTCTAGCAAAGATGACAAACTTGTAGGATTACCCTATTTAAGAGATAAGATGTATTTCATTTAGCTATTTTCATAGTTGTAAAGTGTTTGAAAACCTGACATGTGCTTGGGCCTGAAGTAGCCAACAACAGGCTACACTTTGACATATAGTAGCATTTGTAGACCAAAGATTCTCAAAACAGTCCTCTAGACCTCCAGCTGCACcaggtttttatttgtttgatttttgcTCAGTATCCGCGCCTTTTGATAAAGTGCTACGGAGCAACTGTAAGAGATTTTTGGTCAATAAATGATAAAATGAAAGTtgaatatatacaataaaattGTGATCTGTTTAATAATTATCACAattatcagggttgccaactctcacgcattgagcgtgaaacacgcatttgaccgttttcacacgctctcacgccacacttgcgatatctcacgcagaaaaaaaaattagtttatttacctctgatccacatctaagattcaatgagttactagtttgctctggcgatataatacttaatttgtgtccattttatgttcgccaccccatcccccatcccccccccccacactctccacctcctccaggttcaaatctcactccaagcgatcttcaaaagttggcaaccctgctggtatctgtgtaaagctgctgtcagtgttagtgtattGGTATCTTTGTAATGTtagtccactgctgtcagtgttagtgtactggtatctgtgtaatgctggtccactgctgtcagtgttagtgtactggtatctgtgtaatgctggtccactgctgtcagtgttagtgtactggtatctgtgtaatgctggtccactgctgtcagtgttagtgtactggtatctgtgtaatgctggtccactgctgtcagtgttagtgtactggtatctgtgtaatgctggtccactgctgtcagtgttagtgtactggtatctgtgtaatgctggtccactgctgtcagtgttagtgtactggtatctgtgtaatgctggtccactgctgtcagtgttagtgtactggtatctgtgtaatgctggtccactgctgtcagtgttagtgtactggtatctgtaatGCTGGTTCACTGGTTCCCCCCAGAGCAGAGAGTGGAATCATTCATAGCCTACCTGAAAAGGGAAGATGGTGTTACTAACTTATTACCAATAGCTAGAATTGGGACTAGTAATCAAACTTACTAATCATGTTACTGCTAACTACATGAGGTTTTTGTTATCAGCTGTATTGAGTGTGATAAGCATCACTGTGGATTTCGTGATCACTTTCTGATTGGCTAGCTTATTTTATGGGAATACCCTAGAACCCCTGTCCAACCTgctaaacaaattgtgaaatTGCTGTACTTCAATTGGAAGACCGGTTGGGTTGACCATCATTAGCTACAGTAGCTAGATATGTATCTTATCCAGCTAAACCGAAATGTCAATATgtctcatgcattgagcgtgagacacacgcatttgaccgtcttcacacactctcacgccacacttccgagacccccccccggtcaacaatttataCACGCCACCTCCtacaggttcaaatctcactccaagcgatcttgaaaagttggcaaccctgcaatatCTAATTTTAATAAGTTAGttctgttttacattttttttcagtTGCTTGTGGTATAACATTGTAGTGTAACCATGATGACCCTATGCCTATCTATAACTGGAATTACATATGGTATATCATAGGCCTATACAGCATTTTAACATGAGATGACATTCAGTACATTCAGTATGGATGGTTAAAGCTACAATAGACTTTTTGTGATACATTTTCTAAACTTTTTCTGACAGATAACAGTTTTTACTTCCCAAACTGAAAAGGTTGGAACTTATAGTATGTTATGTGCTGAATTCTAAGCTTTTAGAAATGTGTAAACTTTACATTACAACAGTTCTAACCACAGTGTCAGCAAAACGGACCAGAGCTGAGTCGTGTTTGCGATCGAGTCTGTTCATTGGTTGAGTGTCAGGGACCGGAAGCTTCTGCCCACAGCGATCATAGTCATTTAATTCACCGGCCTAGAGGTCATGCAGTGGAAACTAAAACCCAGGGTGCATTGTCAACAAATGCTGCATTTATTGACCTGTCACAGATCCACAGTCATACTGggtgaacttattttttcaaagatttatgtcaaaataaagacataaaaagtaaagcttttacagcatgagagagagagagtatacaAATGTCAGGATCTTTATTCAAATCTTTATTCATTAGCTTGAAATTGCAAGAAGGTGGAAAGAAAAATGGCTGGTTTATTTGCCTTCTGTTCATTTCTTTGTAGACTGCTGGGGACAGTATGTCTGCAGAGGGTTAGACTGATTTCTTCATGCTTACAACCTCAAATGatgcaaatgtgcactttattttttattttgcatcATCGTCCTTTACTCTTATGTATTATAACTTTAGACTACAACGAACTGAAATTGTATGGCCCTAGTTGGGCTGATTATAACCTGCTATAACCTAAAATGATTTATAGACTTCTAAatttgttgtaaaaaatgtgtcTGTACATGTGTCTGTCCACCCGTCCTTTGCTAAAAACAGCTTACATCACAAAGACTAGTTAGTGGGATGAAGAAAACCAAGctaaaaagaaaaatgtatatTTGCTTGACATAACCCCTGCTTgatttataaacacacacacacaccacaaagttGGTGTGGTGTTGCTGGCAACCTAAGATTAGCTTGTTTCTGATGTTAAATCTACAGGTTAGCATTggcatattttaaaatgactgAAAATACCTTCATAATGTTCCCAGCTTGGTGTTTGTCCTGGTATTATTGTGAGCCTGTGCTCTCACGGTGTCTCATAAGTGGTTTACTgcatattagtgctgtcaattccaggtgccgtgattaaaagtcctcaccaggattttgctcaagcttgctagattttctaattagcaatccaggtaaaattagtggaatcaacacaatccaggaagcctgagcaaaatcctagtgaggacttttaatcgcggcacctggaattgacagcactactgCATATTTAACACTATTTGTGGTCAAACAAACACCTAAGCACTGAAATAAGTCTGCATTAGAGGGCCTTATAGAGGTGGGGCTGGTGATGGACGGTGATGGATAGAGGGGGTGGGGCTTAGAAGTTGTACAAGCTCATCTCAAAGTTAGATCTCTGTACACCAGAGGTGTGGCCATGACAAAAGGTGGCGTGTGTCGAAAGGTGACATGGGAGTATCGAAAGGTGGCATGGGCATGACAATATGGTGTCAATTAcacaatgagaaaaaaaaagaacggCTAGTAGGCTGGTAGGAGTATTGTAACGTTCGCACAAGTATTCACTCCCAGACAGCTTGTCaactatttttatttaaaaattaacACAAGTGGACTCACTCAAAAAGTGACTGCTTCCCTGTCAGTCCCAAGAGCCtgtcctgccctctctctctctccccctgtccccACTCCCACACAACAGCTTAAAGGAAGAGTATCACAACaatccagaggtggggactcgagtcacatgacttggactcgagtcagactcgagtcattaatattaagacttttgacttgacttgaaaaaatattcagagacttagacttgacttggacttttacatcaataacttgggacttgaattggacttgaacctgtttacttgcaaagacttgatttttttttaccccaaatctaaattttaaaacgcatattaatatttataaagtgtgccccattaatttcatttccgtccttctgacgcaaacaggtgttctgaaaatctgtgctacccctcgagctgtcctaccttgggctactgcgcatgcgcatgctaAGATTACGTCACTGTCAGCGTAGcccagaattttgcgctacCAGCTGTTTTTTGTCTTGGAATAACGGTGAGTTTTGCCCATTTATCGTTTTTAATCATATTGCAATGtaaatctttttgcattttattgtgttGTTTTCGACAATTggtaaatatttttgtgattaTCCTAGGAAAGACCTCGTAAATATTACTATTTGCTCGAGTGTTTCCAACAAGTGGAGGTTTCAAATGTCTGTTTTAGCCTCGCCGTACTCGATTTTATCCATCTGTTCATTCTAGTGTCCTACACTAACTGGTTTTAGTTGATTCACCTCAAAACGAGCACTTCTTAACGCTTAACATTCGTTCAGTttggctattttatatttctgaagcaattttcttaaatacaagtaaataaccatGTAACGTTCATGACGTTTGCGCTGTCATTTCTCCATGTTAGAAGGTGATGCTGACGACAAGAACATAACAGAAATGGTACAACTACCGATGCAGTACAGAAATTTTAACAGACCAACGCTGAGAGACcaaaactgcagtgttatttttGTAGTATTTTTAATGTTCACAGTTTTATTCTAGAATAATTTGCAATAACTGTATCATAATGTATAATAAAAATTTGTTTTGCTCCAGTGCATTGTTTCAATAATGACTTGTGATTTTATTAATGGTAGAACcacgttcggataaggtaatatagcctataaaatgatcatacctacctacagtattaatgctgtacacacgttctgataaggtaatgtagcctataaaatgatcgtacctactgTTTTAATGCTGGatgcacgttctgataaggtaatgtggcctataaaatgatcgtacctacagtattaatgctagaagcacgttcggataaggtaaatatagcctataatatgatcgtacctacagtattaatggtagaagcatgtttggataaggtaatgtagcctataaaatgatcgtacctacagtattaatggtagaagcatgtttggataaggtaatgtagcctataaaatgatcgcatctacagtattaatggtagaagcatgtttggataaggtaatgtagcctataaaatgatcgtacctacaatATTAATGCTAGCATGTTCGGATAaagtaatatagcctataatatgatcatACCTACAATATTAATGGCAGAAGCACGTTcatataaggtaatatagcctattaaatgatcgtacatacagtatcaatgctagaagcacgttcggataaggtaatatagcctataatatgatcatACCTACAATATTAATGGCAGAAGCACGTTcatataaggtaatatagcctattaaatgatcgtacatacagtatcaatggtagaagcacgttcggataaggtaatatagcctataacatGATCGTACGTACAGCTACTGCTGTGGTATTACATTTTGACATGGTAGCAAGAATCGATAGATATGTCTATAATTTTGCGCTACGGGTGTGCGCCATGTGCGCTGAGAGTGACGTAATCTtagcatgcgcatgcgcagtagcccaaggtaggacagctcgaggggtagcacagattttcagaacaccggtcctctgcttttccacactctgtacgtgtgtgtgcatgagctgcagcacaaccaatcaaatggggggttggcgaacgtaaatttttaccgggcggggtgtaaaatggacacaaattaagtattatatcacgatcgatcgatcgccagtggttggtgccagagcgaactagtaactcattgaatcatagatgtggatcagaggtaaataaactagatctttttccggcgtgagaaatcggatgtgtggcgtgaaagcgtgtgaagacggtcaaatgcgtgtgtctcacgctcaatgtgtgagagttggcaaccctgggttctgtatctgaactcggggaagagagcctctctctgtcaccatcataatatccagttctatctcagcatggattgtgtatttgaagacatctacgtcgagaaaaaaatatattgacaaaagtggagcgagttttcagctatggggacatcattctacggcctcatcgtgcacaaatgacatacagacttttggccagcaaatgcaatgcagaatagtttactgaaatgtctaaagttgcagattcctgttaattgttcagttcttatatttgtttgtcttgtgtcacatgttctccaagaaaccagataagagaagagagggaaaatgctgttatggttctttgtattgtagcctactgtgaaaatatcagcactttttatttgaacatggagttctacttatgactttttcacagaatatttatttctggaaaattgtagtttaaagtatgaatatttttgcagctaagtttaacaaattgaactgtgcaataaagaggtgtaattttaattttttttaatacttcgtgttttcagttgcacatgttttatcaagatttgaggagaatacagatttaaaaaagaacgcatgtctattatttacatttaaaatatacctgcaacattggtaaaaaaaaaaaaaaagactcgaaaggacttgaaattccaagtttcatacttgggacttgacttgactgttgcctgtcttgactcgagacttgacttgacttgagtgtctttgcttgagacttgactcgggacttgaggtataaagacttggacttacttgagacttgcaaaacactgacttggtcccacctctgcaacAATCCTTTAAGGGTACTCAGCACACAAATTTTAGATAAGATGCGTTTTCTTTACCTGCTGTAGTCCAATGTAAAAACAAGGAAAGAAACACATTATATAACACATTATACTCACTCACTATTCTAAAACGATTTTAACCCAAACTATTAGATTATGTGAATATCACTACGGAGTAAGTAAGTAGTGACATAAAAAAACATGGGTCTGCACGGAGGTATTATTTGATAAGGGAAGTATTATTTGATAAGGGGAGCGTTATTTGATAAGGGAAGTATTATTTGATGAGGGAAGTATTATTTGATACGAGAAGTATTTGATTTGGGAAACAATATTTGATAAGGGAAACATTATTTGATATGGGATATTAGTCTATCGAGATATGCTACCCCTGGAAAATGTTAATAAGGAAGTTATAATGGATATAAATCCATGGTTCCCTTGTCCATATAGTAAACATACTTGATTTTGTAATTAAAATGCATTATAATACTGAGTTAGGCTATATTTTATGGGAAACATAAAGTCCTGAGTCCTTGCTTGTGG is a window from the Brachyhypopomus gauderio isolate BG-103 chromosome 13, BGAUD_0.2, whole genome shotgun sequence genome containing:
- the LOC143474132 gene encoding uncharacterized protein LOC143474132 isoform X2 yields the protein MAVVDSRFHVQLTAILDTLLKTAVTDICALTDEWSATLQMEITLSKSENEDLKRRLQIMEENLAHRMGLEKMGYPNTNPRLSGTGSADCLKKLYECGQKTVESERKPKGGQWHWSPVLAGIKEEEMEISIMGRTKGKLDASKDVFHTIHHTDSNRQISDLKTEPESIAEHGSQNTEAECNKGFTLDCEYETQDCLALDGDLEIEHQSLQHIQLSPTKTEGDIEEEEEEEEKEEEAEGDNDGRTEEHEQCDFLNVVPPGLLDHTALFNNPESTSSDCSVLVTLEENADMSTTATKVKPSNASETTLGHSSGKKKKGPRFICNICGKSLSSKYSLTVHYTLHTGERPYACTQCGKRFVNKTNLQIHQNIHTGAKPYVCTLCPKSFSDPSPFGRHKRMHSKELQQSSHSPKCTFICNICGKSLSTKQGLTYHLTMHNGGRPFTCTWCGKSFVQKHNLKIHQNIHTGAKPYACTMCSKSFADPSSLKKHKRLHM
- the LOC143474132 gene encoding uncharacterized protein LOC143474132 isoform X3; amino-acid sequence: MAVVDSRFHVQLTAILDTLLKTAVTDICALTDEWSATLQMEITLSKSENEDLKRRLQIMEENLAHRMGLEKMGYPNTNPRLSECGQKTVESERKPKGGQWHWSPVLAGIKEEEMEISIMGRTKGKLDAASKDVFHTIHHTDSNRQISDLKTEPESIAEHGSQNTEAECNKGFTLDCEYETQDCLALDGDLEIEHQSLQHIQLSPTKTEGDIEEEEEEEEKEEEAEGDNDGRTEEHEQCDFLNVVPPGLLDHTALFNNPESTSSDCSVLVTLEENADMSTTATKVKPSNASETTLGHSSGKKKKGPRFICNICGKSLSSKYSLTVHYTLHTGERPYACTQCGKRFVNKTNLQIHQNIHTGAKPYVCTLCPKSFSDPSPFGRHKRMHSKELQQSSHSPKCTFICNICGKSLSTKQGLTYHLTMHNGGRPFTCTWCGKSFVQKHNLKIHQNIHTGAKPYACTMCSKSFADPSSLKKHKRLHM
- the LOC143474132 gene encoding uncharacterized protein LOC143474132 isoform X6, encoding MSVGKRQWRVKENLKEHWSPVLAGIKEEEMEISIMGRTKGKLDAASKDVFHTIHHTDSNRQISDLKTEPESIAEHGSQNTEAECNKGFTLDCEYETQDCLALDGDLEIEHQSLQHIQLSPTKTEGDIEEEEEEEEKEEEAEGDNDGRTEEHEQCDFLNVVPPGLLDHTALFNNPESTSSDCSVLVTLEENADMSTTATKVKPSNASETTLGHSSGKKKKGPRFICNICGKSLSSKYSLTVHYTLHTGERPYACTQCGKRFVNKTNLQIHQNIHTGAKPYVCTLCPKSFSDPSPFGRHKRMHSKELQQSSHSPKCTFICNICGKSLSTKQGLTYHLTMHNGGRPFTCTWCGKSFVQKHNLKIHQNIHTGAKPYACTMCSKSFADPSSLKKHKRLHM
- the LOC143474132 gene encoding uncharacterized protein LOC143474132 isoform X5, producing the protein MSVGKRQWRVKENLKEVSGQRLKPLTEDQNGWRKSSLLHWSPVLAGIKEEEMEISIMGRTKGKLDASKDVFHTIHHTDSNRQISDLKTEPESIAEHGSQNTEAECNKGFTLDCEYETQDCLALDGDLEIEHQSLQHIQLSPTKTEGDIEEEEEEEEKEEEAEGDNDGRTEEHEQCDFLNVVPPGLLDHTALFNNPESTSSDCSVLVTLEENADMSTTATKVKPSNASETTLGHSSGKKKKGPRFICNICGKSLSSKYSLTVHYTLHTGERPYACTQCGKRFVNKTNLQIHQNIHTGAKPYVCTLCPKSFSDPSPFGRHKRMHSKELQQSSHSPKCTFICNICGKSLSTKQGLTYHLTMHNGGRPFTCTWCGKSFVQKHNLKIHQNIHTGAKPYACTMCSKSFADPSSLKKHKRLHM
- the LOC143474132 gene encoding uncharacterized protein LOC143474132 isoform X1, yielding MAVVDSRFHVQLTAILDTLLKTAVTDICALTDEWSATLQMEITLSKSENEDLKRRLQIMEENLAHRMGLEKMGYPNTNPRLSGTGSADCLKKLYECGQKTVESERKPKGGQWHWSPVLAGIKEEEMEISIMGRTKGKLDAASKDVFHTIHHTDSNRQISDLKTEPESIAEHGSQNTEAECNKGFTLDCEYETQDCLALDGDLEIEHQSLQHIQLSPTKTEGDIEEEEEEEEKEEEAEGDNDGRTEEHEQCDFLNVVPPGLLDHTALFNNPESTSSDCSVLVTLEENADMSTTATKVKPSNASETTLGHSSGKKKKGPRFICNICGKSLSSKYSLTVHYTLHTGERPYACTQCGKRFVNKTNLQIHQNIHTGAKPYVCTLCPKSFSDPSPFGRHKRMHSKELQQSSHSPKCTFICNICGKSLSTKQGLTYHLTMHNGGRPFTCTWCGKSFVQKHNLKIHQNIHTGAKPYACTMCSKSFADPSSLKKHKRLHM